One part of the Stegostoma tigrinum isolate sSteTig4 chromosome 14, sSteTig4.hap1, whole genome shotgun sequence genome encodes these proteins:
- the LOC125458017 gene encoding uncharacterized protein LOC125458017 — MHFFTKISEEEPELLPPTDWEGGYFCQHVGVFVLFYFSCVLIVLVSYSSLLQIYNGIRTVVKSCRKTQSVECKVNAPRGFLLFRLLASLKRRLGSMLGAVFSPRFNRKAHRRVHYSLEWMVPPAEKQLKYGRPSRHYKRYRTQYLRSASGEILCYLPYKMIAYPYAAEISTGIHKYGDFNLIDMWSSSYSRTGYKCMRSVREKGLRRSVSMANFENRLEMRPRLLSPTYSYKRIHFT, encoded by the exons ATGCATTTCTTTACCAAGATATCCGAGGAGGAGCCGGAACTACTGCCTCCAACTGACTGGGAGGGAGGTTACTTTTGTCAGCATGTGGGTGTTTTCGTTCTGTTCTATTTCAGCTGCGTTCTGATCGTCCTGGTATCTTACAGCTCATTACTTCAG ATTTACAATGGTATTCGCACAGTTGTAAAGAGTTGTAGGAAGACTCAATCAGTGG AATGCAAGGTAAATGCCCCACGAGGCTTTTTGCTGTTCCGCCTTCTGGCTTCACTGAAAAGGAGGCTGGGAAGCATGCTGGGAGCTGTCTTCAGCCCACGCTTCAATAGGAAGGCTCACAGAAGAGTGCACTACTCCCTGGAGTGGATGGTACCCCCAGCTGAGAAACAACTGAAGTATGGGAGGCCAAGCCGGCATTACAAGAGGTACCGGACACAGTACCTGCGCTCAGCCAGTGGCGAGATCCTGTGCTACTTGCCATACAAAATGATAGCCTATCCATATGCTGCTGAGATCTCAACAGGTATCCACAAGTATGGGGACTTCAACCTTATAGACATGTGGAGCTCCAGCTATAGCAGGACTGGCTATAAGTGCATGCGGTCAGTCAGAGAAAAAGGCTTGAGGAGATCAGTTAGTATGGCCAACTTCGAGAATAGACTTGAAATGAGACCCAGGCTACTGTCTCCAACTTACAGCTACAAAAGAATCCATTTCACCTAA